In one Streptomyces sp. T12 genomic region, the following are encoded:
- a CDS encoding STAS domain-containing protein produces MSENHTRSMPPLSVRAVAGTTLVELRGEIDLFAASHLAAHLDALPSDLVLDLRGVSFVDCSGLGVLCRTRNRILARQGRLRLVTDSARFLRVLRIAGLAGVFEIHPGLPTPLEAEAMSVTAG; encoded by the coding sequence ATGTCCGAGAACCACACCAGGTCCATGCCACCCCTCTCGGTACGCGCCGTCGCTGGTACGACCCTCGTGGAGCTGCGCGGGGAGATCGACCTCTTCGCGGCGTCGCACCTGGCGGCACACCTGGACGCGCTGCCCTCCGATCTGGTGCTCGACCTGCGTGGCGTGTCGTTCGTCGACTGCAGCGGGCTTGGCGTCCTGTGCCGGACCCGCAATCGGATCCTGGCCCGGCAGGGCCGACTGCGACTGGTCACGGACAGCGCGCGCTTCCTGCGCGTGCTGCGCATCGCCGGTCTGGCGGGCGTGTTCGAGATCCACCCCGGCTTGCCCACACCTCTCGAAGCGGAAGCCATGAGTGTCACGGCCGGCTGA
- a CDS encoding zinc-dependent alcohol dehydrogenase family protein — protein MKGFVFHGPGHASWEDVPDPGLKDPTDAIVRVDTVTICGTDLHILKGDVPEVRPGTVLGHEAVGVVVETGSDVRTVRPGDRVLVSCITACGRCPYCRKAMYGQCRGGGGWILGHLIDGTQAEYVRVPHADLSVHALPGTPDGKDAVLLADIFPTAYEVGVLNGQVRPGDTVAVVGTGPIGLAAIATARLFAPERIVAVDLAPARLEAARQLGADAVADAREAPEQLIADLTDGLGADVVIEAVGVPESFEMCTRTVRPGGHVANIGVHGRPATLHLEDLWIKNITITTGLVDTHSTPTLLRMAAAGRLPTSQLVTHAFPLDLMEEAYDVFGKAADTGALKVVLGEEQHDVVALPAP, from the coding sequence ATGAAGGGCTTCGTCTTCCACGGCCCCGGACACGCCTCCTGGGAGGACGTCCCGGACCCCGGCCTCAAGGACCCCACCGACGCGATCGTGCGCGTGGACACGGTCACCATCTGCGGAACCGACCTGCACATCCTCAAGGGCGACGTGCCCGAGGTGCGCCCCGGCACGGTGCTCGGGCACGAGGCGGTCGGCGTGGTCGTGGAGACCGGCAGTGACGTGCGCACTGTACGGCCCGGGGACCGGGTCCTGGTCTCCTGCATCACCGCCTGCGGCCGTTGCCCCTACTGCCGCAAGGCCATGTACGGCCAGTGCCGGGGCGGCGGAGGCTGGATCCTCGGCCATCTGATCGACGGCACGCAGGCCGAGTATGTGCGCGTGCCGCACGCCGACCTCTCCGTCCACGCGCTGCCCGGCACCCCGGACGGTAAGGACGCCGTCCTGCTCGCCGACATCTTCCCGACCGCCTACGAAGTGGGTGTGCTGAACGGGCAGGTACGGCCCGGTGACACGGTCGCCGTCGTCGGAACCGGTCCCATCGGGCTCGCGGCCATCGCCACGGCTCGCCTGTTCGCGCCCGAGCGGATCGTCGCCGTGGACCTGGCCCCCGCCCGGCTGGAGGCCGCTCGGCAACTCGGCGCCGATGCCGTGGCCGATGCCCGCGAGGCCCCCGAGCAGCTGATCGCCGACCTCACCGACGGGCTGGGCGCCGACGTGGTCATCGAGGCGGTCGGGGTGCCGGAGAGCTTCGAGATGTGCACGCGGACGGTCCGGCCCGGCGGGCATGTCGCCAACATCGGCGTGCACGGCAGGCCTGCGACCCTGCACCTCGAAGACCTGTGGATCAAGAACATCACCATCACCACCGGCCTCGTCGACACCCATTCCACCCCCACCCTGCTGCGCATGGCGGCCGCCGGCCGCCTGCCCACCTCACAGCTGGTCACCCACGCCTTCCCGCTCGACCTCATGGAGGAGGCGTACGACGTCTTCGGCAAGGCCGCCGACACTGGCGCCCTCAAGGTCGTCCTCGGTGAGGAGCAGCACGACGTCGTCGCTCTCCCGGCGCCCTGA
- a CDS encoding pyridoxamine 5'-phosphate oxidase family protein: MAEQVESKATEAAPVGDLGRRIARRRTELGLSREETATRAGMALSHLLSPLSGGASGRRTGHGRAPCTGGGPAHHRQRAHRRDTDLPPGTTPRACRRPGIAELPTRECRALLSTHGVGRIAVPTVTGPVSVPVNYSVVNSAIVFRTAPVTTPSQASGCQAAFEIDRIDDVFIQGWSVLVRGHARAVTDPDEIRAARPVGANRSPRDHRAADHGGMGAFVRHVRD; this comes from the coding sequence ATGGCCGAACAGGTCGAGTCGAAGGCGACCGAGGCAGCACCCGTGGGCGACCTCGGGCGCCGGATCGCCCGGCGACGCACCGAACTCGGCCTCTCCCGGGAGGAGACGGCCACCCGGGCGGGCATGGCTCTCAGCCATCTCCTATCTCCACTGTCTGGAGGAGCATCCGGCCGCCGCACCGGGCATGGGCGCGCTCCATGTACTGGCGGAGGCCCTGCACACCACCGTCAGCGAGCTCACCGGCGGGACACCGATCTGCCGCCCGGCACCACTCCCCGTGCATGCCGCCGCCCCGGCATCGCAGAACTGCCCACTCGGGAATGCCGCGCCCTGCTGTCGACCCACGGTGTGGGGCGCATCGCCGTACCCACCGTCACCGGGCCGGTGAGCGTGCCCGTCAACTACAGCGTCGTGAACAGCGCCATCGTCTTCAGGACCGCCCCCGTTACGACACCGTCCCAAGCGTCGGGCTGCCAGGCCGCCTTCGAGATCGACCGTATCGACGACGTGTTCATCCAGGGCTGGAGCGTGCTCGTACGGGGACACGCGCGGGCCGTGACGGACCCCGACGAGATACGTGCGGCGCGACCAGTGGGTGCGAATCGATCCCCGCGTGATCACCGCGCGGCGGATCATGGCGGAATGGGGGCTTTTGTCCGGCACGTCCGGGACTGA
- a CDS encoding pyridoxamine 5'-phosphate oxidase family protein, whose translation MYRNDGFRELGRQECLRLLAKVPVGRIVHTRQALPAVLPVNFCLDDDGAVLLRTAATSELVRAIDGTVVAFEADEVDAATHSGWSVVVTGSATVVTDPDEHERLARTGPRSWVPSPREVFVRIEPELVTGRELVGGRSMYGLDVAH comes from the coding sequence ATGTACCGCAACGACGGATTCCGCGAACTCGGACGGCAGGAGTGCCTGCGCCTGCTGGCCAAGGTGCCGGTCGGCCGGATCGTGCACACACGTCAGGCCCTGCCCGCGGTACTGCCCGTCAACTTCTGTCTGGACGACGACGGCGCGGTGCTGCTGCGCACCGCGGCCACCTCCGAACTGGTGCGCGCGATCGACGGCACGGTGGTCGCCTTCGAGGCCGACGAGGTCGACGCGGCCACGCACTCGGGCTGGAGCGTCGTCGTCACCGGCTCTGCCACGGTGGTCACCGACCCGGACGAGCACGAGCGCCTTGCCCGTACCGGTCCGCGCTCCTGGGTGCCCTCGCCCCGGGAGGTGTTCGTCCGGATCGAGCCCGAACTGGTGACCGGTCGCGAACTGGTCGGCGGACGCAGCATGTACGGGTTGGACGTCGCTCACTGA